In Gemmata obscuriglobus, a single genomic region encodes these proteins:
- a CDS encoding NAD(P)-binding domain-containing protein, protein MVKGQPLRVAVIGAGPIGIEAALYAKTCGFTVSVFDRGPVGEHLRRWGHVKLFTPFGWNVTPLGLAKVRHEKGSRTIPGETDLLTGREFLEAYTTPIAESETLLESLNLEAAVLQVGRAAGVKKSEVADKLPFRLLVRDAAGKEGIVTADVVLDCTGTYITPQRLGDGNIPAVGELAARQHIAWGIEDVFGTRKAHYAGKSIVLVGGSYSAATTICALAALAEEANDTWVVWLTRGPRGQPLPRIPNDPLKERDRLAARANALATRCDGNLEFHPQTVIDEVLCHGPNQGFRVSGRSNGKPIAWECERLIANVGYRADLRISDGLRVTEPAGAPETGEPGYFVLGSKSYGRDSGFLLRNGFDQIRKVFAGLTGTPRLDHYAKKVA, encoded by the coding sequence ATGGTCAAGGGTCAACCGCTGCGGGTGGCGGTCATCGGTGCGGGTCCGATCGGCATCGAAGCTGCACTGTATGCGAAGACGTGCGGGTTCACGGTGTCGGTGTTCGACCGCGGCCCCGTGGGCGAGCACCTGCGCCGCTGGGGGCACGTCAAGTTGTTCACCCCGTTCGGGTGGAACGTCACGCCGCTTGGTCTCGCCAAGGTGAGACACGAGAAGGGATCGCGCACGATTCCGGGTGAAACCGACCTGCTCACCGGACGCGAGTTCCTCGAAGCCTACACGACCCCCATCGCCGAATCCGAAACGTTGCTCGAATCGCTCAACCTCGAAGCTGCAGTGCTTCAGGTCGGGCGGGCGGCCGGCGTCAAAAAATCGGAAGTCGCGGACAAGCTCCCGTTCCGGCTGTTGGTCCGCGACGCTGCGGGCAAAGAGGGCATCGTAACAGCGGACGTCGTTCTCGACTGCACGGGCACGTACATCACCCCACAGCGTCTGGGCGACGGCAACATCCCCGCGGTGGGCGAACTCGCGGCCCGGCAGCACATCGCCTGGGGCATCGAAGACGTTTTCGGCACCCGTAAAGCGCATTACGCGGGCAAAAGCATCGTCCTTGTGGGCGGCAGCTACTCTGCGGCAACCACCATTTGTGCCCTCGCGGCGCTCGCAGAAGAAGCGAACGATACGTGGGTCGTCTGGCTCACACGCGGCCCGCGGGGGCAGCCACTCCCACGCATCCCCAACGATCCGCTCAAGGAGCGCGACCGGTTGGCGGCGCGGGCGAACGCGCTCGCGACCCGGTGCGATGGCAACCTCGAGTTCCACCCGCAGACGGTCATTGATGAGGTCCTTTGCCACGGCCCAAACCAGGGTTTCCGCGTGTCCGGTCGGAGCAACGGCAAGCCCATCGCCTGGGAGTGCGAGCGGCTCATTGCGAACGTGGGCTACCGGGCCGACCTGCGCATCAGCGACGGGTTGCGCGTGACCGAACCGGCCGGCGCCCCCGAGACCGGCGAGCCGGGGTACTTCGTCCTCGGCTCGAAGAGTTACGGACGCGACTCCGGGTTCCTGCTCCGTAACGGATTCGATCAGATTCGCAAAGTGTTCGCGGGCCTCACCGGCACCCCTCGGCTCGACCACTACGCGAAGAAGGTGGCATGA
- a CDS encoding IS4 family transposase: MVHSTRPTAPSQMRAIRNRFAQGDGLPFADALPESSIEPAIQEHGGGWRDEVFTPVVTPWAFLTQVICPVGCCRLAVARVLAWLVVRGEPPCGPGTGGYCKPAPGCPRAIPQLARHTGRGLHDRAPGNWRWNGRRVLIADGTTVTMPDTPKNQNEYPHPGSQADGIGFPQIRLVALFCLACGAVLDAALGPSRGKQSGETALRRQIAGSVGSGTVLLADRYFGGWFDLVLWRERGIDVVTRIHQKRATDFRRGRRLGRDDHVVRWPKGQRPEWMDRDTYVRLPDELDIREVRVRVAQRGFRTRVLVVATTLTDPSIRATDLGERYRQRWSIEVDLRHEPAEVVPFG; encoded by the coding sequence ATGGTACATTCTACCCGGCCCACGGCACCGAGCCAGATGCGTGCGATCCGCAACCGGTTCGCCCAAGGCGACGGGCTGCCCTTTGCGGATGCGCTCCCCGAATCGAGCATCGAACCGGCGATCCAGGAGCACGGCGGGGGATGGCGGGACGAGGTGTTCACCCCGGTCGTCACCCCGTGGGCGTTTCTCACCCAGGTCATCTGTCCCGTCGGGTGCTGCCGGTTGGCCGTCGCGCGGGTCCTGGCGTGGCTCGTGGTCCGGGGGGAGCCGCCGTGCGGGCCGGGCACGGGCGGGTACTGCAAGCCCGCACCCGGTTGCCCGAGGGCGATTCCACAACTGGCCCGGCACACCGGTCGCGGGTTGCACGACCGGGCCCCCGGGAACTGGCGGTGGAACGGCCGCCGGGTGCTGATCGCCGACGGCACCACGGTCACCATGCCCGATACCCCGAAGAACCAGAACGAGTACCCGCACCCGGGCTCCCAGGCCGACGGCATCGGGTTCCCGCAGATCCGGTTGGTCGCCCTGTTCTGCCTGGCCTGTGGGGCCGTTCTGGACGCGGCCCTGGGCCCGAGCCGGGGCAAGCAATCGGGCGAGACCGCCTTGCGGCGTCAGATCGCCGGGAGCGTCGGGTCCGGGACCGTGCTCCTGGCGGACCGGTACTTCGGGGGCTGGTTCGACCTGGTCCTGTGGCGGGAGCGGGGCATCGACGTGGTGACCCGGATCCACCAGAAGCGGGCCACGGACTTCCGCCGGGGCCGGCGGTTGGGCCGTGACGATCACGTGGTGCGGTGGCCCAAGGGGCAACGCCCGGAGTGGATGGATCGCGACACGTACGTGCGGTTGCCGGACGAGTTGGACATCCGCGAGGTCCGGGTGCGGGTCGCCCAGCGGGGGTTCCGGACCCGCGTGCTGGTGGTCGCCACGACCCTAACGGACCCGTCGATCCGGGCCACGGATCTGGGGGAGCGGTACCGCCAGAGGTGGAGCATTGAGGTGGACCTGAGACATGAACCCGCCGAAGTTGTCCCATTTGGATAG
- a CDS encoding IS5 family transposase encodes MRTQSYPSDVTDEQWGLIEPHIPVYPGGRPRTTALRDVTDAVFYVLRTGCQWRYRPKDFPPKSTVGRYFDEWRHNGTRDTIHDLLRKKVRTAERPYSPRTTASVDSQSVDTTSGGEERGRDNAKNVDGRKRHILVDSMGLLLAVLVTAASVDDAKAAAELFGRLDEQPMGKVRRVFADRKYHNYALYEWVETNARWELVIVRRPDGAKGWVKLPRRWTVERTFAWLGTCRRLSKDREKTVRSSEAFVKLAMIHLMLNRLEPKGVDAEFQYHTVA; translated from the coding sequence ATGCGAACCCAATCCTACCCGAGCGACGTGACCGACGAGCAGTGGGGGCTCATCGAGCCACACATCCCCGTGTACCCCGGCGGCCGTCCCCGCACCACCGCCCTGCGGGACGTCACCGACGCGGTCTTCTACGTGCTGCGGACCGGTTGCCAGTGGCGGTACCGGCCCAAGGACTTCCCGCCCAAGTCCACGGTCGGGCGGTACTTCGACGAGTGGCGACACAACGGCACCCGCGACACGATCCATGACCTTCTCCGCAAAAAGGTCCGCACCGCCGAGAGGCCGTACTCGCCCCGGACGACCGCGAGCGTGGATAGCCAGTCGGTGGACACGACCTCCGGCGGCGAGGAGCGGGGCCGGGACAACGCCAAGAACGTGGACGGGCGGAAGCGGCACATCCTCGTGGATTCCATGGGGTTGCTGCTGGCCGTGCTGGTGACGGCCGCGAGCGTCGATGATGCCAAGGCGGCGGCCGAACTGTTCGGCCGGCTGGACGAGCAACCGATGGGGAAGGTGCGCCGGGTGTTCGCCGACCGCAAGTACCACAACTACGCCCTGTACGAGTGGGTCGAGACGAACGCCCGGTGGGAGCTGGTCATCGTCCGCCGCCCGGACGGGGCCAAGGGGTGGGTGAAGTTACCGCGGCGGTGGACGGTGGAGCGGACGTTCGCCTGGCTGGGGACGTGCCGGCGGTTGTCCAAGGACCGGGAGAAGACGGTGCGGTCGTCGGAGGCGTTCGTCAAGTTGGCCATGATCCACCTGATGCTCAACCGGCTTGAGCCGAAAGGGGTCGACGCCGAGTTTCAATACCACACGGTGGCATAA
- a CDS encoding ISAs1 family transposase: MPGSLVERLAELPDPRSRHGRQYRLVGLLTLCLVAVMAGHTTPEAISQFGRLRPKRLGHALGFQNGNMPCANTIAGLLRKLDADHLDRIIGAWLGDRHPDGWDHIALDGKRLCGSRDGAVPGTHLLAAYAPQASGVIAQMTVEATTNEHQAALRLLDVLPPLGGSVVTGDAIFTHADVCAKVLHKGGDYILYAKGNQSELRRDIETAFAAESGGFSPLGSGTVG; this comes from the coding sequence ATGCCCGGGTCACTGGTCGAGCGGTTGGCCGAGTTACCGGACCCGCGGAGCCGCCACGGGCGCCAGTACCGGCTGGTGGGGCTGTTGACTCTGTGCCTGGTGGCGGTGATGGCCGGGCATACCACGCCCGAGGCCATCTCGCAGTTCGGTCGGCTGCGGCCGAAGCGGTTGGGCCATGCGCTGGGGTTCCAGAACGGCAACATGCCGTGCGCCAATACCATCGCCGGGTTGCTGCGGAAGTTGGACGCCGACCACCTGGACCGGATCATCGGTGCATGGCTCGGGGATCGGCACCCGGACGGGTGGGACCACATCGCGTTGGACGGGAAGCGGTTGTGTGGGTCCCGGGACGGGGCGGTACCGGGTACCCACCTGCTGGCCGCGTACGCCCCCCAGGCCTCCGGGGTGATCGCTCAGATGACCGTCGAAGCCACCACCAACGAGCACCAGGCGGCCCTGCGGTTGCTGGACGTGCTGCCCCCGCTGGGCGGGTCGGTGGTCACGGGCGACGCCATCTTCACCCACGCCGACGTGTGCGCGAAGGTACTCCACAAGGGCGGCGATTACATCCTCTACGCCAAGGGGAACCAGTCCGAACTGCGGCGGGACATCGAGACCGCGTTCGCCGCCGAGTCGGGCGGCTTTTCCCCCCTCGGTTCAGGCACAGTGGGCTGA
- a CDS encoding transposase, with the protein MASQHGVHPTLIHAWKKQLLAGAEGAFASTANSTAPPEDKTVELYEQIGRLKVELD; encoded by the coding sequence GTGGCGAGTCAGCACGGGGTCCACCCGACCCTGATCCACGCCTGGAAGAAGCAACTCCTGGCCGGGGCCGAGGGCGCGTTCGCTTCGACGGCCAATAGCACCGCACCCCCGGAGGACAAGACGGTTGAGTTGTATGAGCAGATCGGGCGCCTCAAGGTCGAGCTCGACTAG
- a CDS encoding ISAs1 family transposase yields the protein MTSSTPRGTSPNCGGTSRPRSPPSRAAFPPSVQAQWAEHAGTATDQGKGHGRVERRTITTTTWLNGYLSNWPGVGQAFRLERRRKANGKATVEVVYGITSLSTLAADAGALLGYSRGHWGIENGLHYTRDVTLGEDRCRVRRGPAPRALASLRNVAVYLLRNTEHPSVAAATRAMVARPDLALDLLNAPASISE from the coding sequence ATTACATCCTCTACGCCAAGGGGAACCAGTCCGAACTGCGGCGGGACATCGAGACCGCGTTCGCCGCCGAGTCGGGCGGCTTTTCCCCCCTCGGTTCAGGCACAGTGGGCTGAACACGCGGGCACGGCAACCGACCAAGGCAAGGGACACGGGCGTGTCGAGCGGCGGACCATTACCACCACCACGTGGCTCAACGGGTACTTGAGCAACTGGCCGGGTGTGGGACAGGCGTTCCGGCTCGAGCGGCGGCGGAAGGCGAACGGGAAGGCCACGGTGGAGGTGGTGTACGGGATCACCAGCCTCAGCACGTTGGCGGCCGACGCGGGTGCACTGTTAGGTTACTCGCGCGGCCACTGGGGTATCGAGAACGGGTTGCATTACACCCGCGACGTGACGCTCGGGGAGGACCGGTGCCGGGTGCGGCGCGGTCCGGCCCCACGCGCGTTGGCGTCGCTGCGGAATGTCGCGGTGTACCTGTTGCGGAACACCGAACACCCCAGTGTGGCGGCGGCAACCCGGGCCATGGTCGCTCGCCCCGACCTCGCCTTGGACCTGCTCAACGCCCCGGCTTCAATCTCTGAGTGA